The following proteins are co-located in the Novosphingobium sp. CECT 9465 genome:
- the copC gene encoding copper homeostasis periplasmic binding protein CopC: MFRKALYVLALTSAAFSATAAMAHPRLIGATPAANATVAAPTRIQLTFSENLVGQFSGIDLTMTEMPGMKMGPMKINGVAATVAPDGKTLVVALARPLARGTYKLNYHVVSADTHRIQGTYTFKVN, translated from the coding sequence ATGTTTCGCAAAGCACTCTATGTCCTGGCGCTTACGTCGGCTGCATTCTCGGCCACCGCCGCCATGGCACATCCGCGCCTCATCGGTGCTACGCCTGCGGCCAATGCTACGGTCGCAGCACCCACCCGCATCCAACTGACCTTCTCGGAAAACCTTGTCGGGCAATTTTCCGGCATCGATCTCACCATGACCGAAATGCCGGGCATGAAGATGGGACCGATGAAGATCAATGGCGTGGCTGCGACGGTAGCGCCGGACGGAAAGACCCTCGTCGTAGCGCTGGCCCGCCCGCTGGCGCGGGGTACCTACAAGCTCAATTATCATGTTGTGTCTGCCGACACGCACCGGATCCAGGGTACCTATACTTTCAAGGTGAACTAA
- a CDS encoding copper resistance system multicopper oxidase, translating into MRRALNRRAFIRNATLAGGGFAASAWFPAWAQSGSAGIVKPLPTLAGNDIALRIAHQVMMIDGHQSHAIGINGTVPAPLIRLRQGQTVRLAVTNDLEEDSSIHWHGLLVPFQFDGVPGVSFPGIKPRSTFVYEFPVVQAGTYWYHSHSGLQEQLGHYGPIVIDPAGEDPIQSDREHVIVLSDHSQMHPHAIYRKLKQVGGGYFNHQRQTLGGLAKGEDQPLKDRLEWGKMRMDPADISDVTGSTYTYLVNGHGPKDNWTALFRPGERVRLRVINASAMTTFNVRIPGLKLSIVQADGQNVRPVEVDEFQIGVAETYDVIVSPSDDRAYTLVGESVDRSGMARATLAPRAGMAADVPNLRKRPLATMKDMGMDMAAMDPGAAQAGGTPAMPGMDHAAMGHDMTGSAAGGMAGMDMGSGQSAGGMNHGSAGSAAPGGAADSSMAGMAMGSMSMRDPANAPQVKMGPGVQTISPMPMDRTGEPGQGLDDVGHKVLVYRDLMALERNPDVRAPDRAMEIHLTGNMERYMWSFDGVKFSDKREPIPFLANERVRVTLVNDSMMSHPIHLHGHFFELVTGHGEFSPRKHTVNVQPGGKVTFDFTADAVGDWAFHCHMLYHMHAGMMRVVSVRPRGEA; encoded by the coding sequence ATGCGCCGGGCGCTGAATCGCCGTGCTTTTATTCGCAATGCAACCTTGGCGGGCGGCGGTTTCGCGGCTTCGGCATGGTTCCCGGCTTGGGCCCAGTCGGGATCGGCGGGAATTGTGAAGCCGCTCCCGACTCTGGCAGGTAATGACATTGCCTTGCGGATTGCACACCAGGTGATGATGATCGATGGTCACCAAAGCCATGCGATCGGGATAAACGGTACCGTACCTGCGCCCTTGATACGGCTGCGCCAGGGCCAGACGGTTCGCCTGGCTGTGACCAACGATCTTGAGGAAGACAGTTCGATCCACTGGCACGGCCTTTTGGTTCCCTTCCAGTTTGACGGTGTGCCAGGCGTCAGTTTCCCGGGCATCAAGCCAAGAAGTACGTTTGTATATGAGTTCCCGGTCGTCCAGGCCGGAACGTACTGGTATCATAGCCACTCGGGCCTTCAGGAGCAGCTTGGCCATTATGGTCCGATCGTAATCGATCCCGCCGGCGAGGACCCCATCCAATCTGATCGAGAGCACGTCATCGTGCTTTCTGATCACAGTCAGATGCACCCGCACGCGATCTATCGCAAACTCAAGCAGGTTGGCGGCGGCTATTTCAACCACCAGAGGCAGACCTTGGGTGGCCTGGCGAAGGGTGAGGATCAGCCGCTCAAGGACCGTCTTGAGTGGGGCAAGATGCGGATGGATCCTGCCGATATCTCGGATGTGACCGGTTCGACCTACACCTATCTGGTCAACGGGCACGGGCCAAAAGACAACTGGACGGCGCTGTTCCGGCCGGGTGAGCGTGTCCGGCTTCGCGTTATCAATGCCTCGGCCATGACCACGTTCAACGTCCGAATTCCCGGCCTCAAACTCAGTATCGTCCAAGCCGATGGACAAAATGTCAGACCGGTCGAAGTCGATGAGTTCCAGATCGGGGTTGCCGAGACCTACGATGTAATTGTCTCGCCGTCCGACGATCGCGCCTATACTCTCGTTGGCGAATCCGTTGATCGCTCAGGCATGGCCCGGGCAACGCTTGCCCCCAGGGCTGGAATGGCCGCGGACGTGCCAAACCTGCGCAAGCGTCCCCTCGCGACCATGAAGGACATGGGTATGGACATGGCCGCCATGGATCCAGGCGCGGCCCAAGCAGGGGGCACCCCGGCAATGCCGGGTATGGATCACGCGGCCATGGGGCATGACATGACGGGATCCGCAGCTGGCGGGATGGCCGGGATGGATATGGGGTCAGGTCAGTCTGCTGGAGGCATGAACCATGGCTCGGCAGGGAGCGCGGCACCCGGCGGAGCTGCCGACAGCTCGATGGCTGGCATGGCCATGGGTTCGATGAGTATGCGGGATCCTGCCAATGCACCGCAAGTCAAAATGGGTCCTGGCGTGCAGACAATTTCTCCGATGCCGATGGATCGTACCGGCGAACCAGGGCAAGGGCTCGACGACGTCGGGCATAAGGTCCTTGTCTACCGCGATCTGATGGCCCTTGAGCGCAACCCCGATGTCCGTGCGCCCGATCGCGCCATGGAAATCCATCTGACCGGGAACATGGAGCGCTACATGTGGTCGTTCGACGGCGTGAAGTTCAGCGACAAACGCGAGCCCATTCCCTTTCTTGCGAACGAGCGCGTGCGCGTGACGCTTGTGAATGATTCGATGATGTCTCATCCAATTCACCTGCACGGACATTTTTTCGAACTGGTCACGGGCCACGGCGAGTTTTCGCCGCGCAAGCATACGGTCAACGTGCAACCGGGCGGGAAGGTAACGTTCGACTTTACCGCTGATGCCGTGGGCGATTGGGCGTTCCACTGCCATATGCTTTACCACATGCATGCCGGGATGATGCGCGTTGTCTCGGTCCGTCCGCGAGGAGAAGCATGA
- a CDS encoding heavy metal-responsive transcriptional regulator yields the protein MTRFKIGELAQAANVPRDTIRYYERTGLLSPPERTSSGYRLYDQSDVDRMRFIRAAQSLDFTLAETKSLLELKASDHAKASDILAVTLAKLDQAKLKVERLGHIREILQKLADACPQDAATDACPILDFLSNGDFVELGSKEQKTSKMERTTTLTTRRELT from the coding sequence ATGACTCGATTCAAAATCGGCGAATTGGCCCAGGCTGCAAATGTACCGAGGGATACCATTCGCTATTACGAGCGCACCGGTCTGCTATCGCCCCCCGAGCGCACCAGTTCGGGGTACCGGCTCTATGACCAGTCGGATGTCGATCGGATGAGGTTTATCCGTGCCGCCCAATCGCTCGATTTCACCCTCGCCGAAACGAAATCGCTGCTCGAGTTGAAAGCGAGCGATCATGCCAAGGCCTCGGATATTCTGGCCGTGACACTGGCCAAACTGGATCAAGCCAAACTCAAGGTCGAGCGGCTCGGCCACATCCGCGAGATTCTTCAAAAGCTGGCCGATGCCTGCCCCCAGGATGCCGCGACCGATGCCTGCCCGATCCTCGATTTCCTCTCAAATGGGGACTTTGTGGAACTCGGGTCGAAAGAACAAAAAACGAGCAAGATGGAGAGGACCACCACTCTTACAACAAGGAGGGAATTAACATGA
- a CDS encoding DUF411 domain-containing protein, with the protein MRTSSIFATLLAFAIPSAAMAAADIAVHRDPGCGCCEKWANQVRQQFARRVVIIDDLQRVAFQRAKGVPGRLSSCHTAIVDGMVFEGHVPIADMKRVLAQRPRGVAGLAVAGMPMGSPGMEVRGQAPQPYNVIAFGPGGEKVFARHGR; encoded by the coding sequence ATGAGGACATCTTCAATTTTCGCAACATTGCTTGCATTCGCCATCCCTTCTGCAGCAATGGCTGCCGCGGACATTGCCGTTCACAGAGATCCCGGCTGCGGATGCTGTGAGAAATGGGCTAACCAAGTGCGCCAACAGTTCGCGCGCCGGGTTGTCATCATCGACGATCTACAGCGCGTGGCGTTTCAGCGCGCGAAAGGCGTCCCAGGCAGACTTTCGTCCTGCCATACCGCGATCGTTGATGGCATGGTATTCGAAGGACACGTGCCCATCGCGGATATGAAGCGGGTGCTTGCGCAGCGACCTCGCGGCGTCGCCGGCCTCGCGGTTGCTGGAATGCCAATGGGATCGCCGGGCATGGAAGTGCGCGGGCAGGCACCGCAACCTTATAATGTGATCGCATTTGGCCCAGGCGGAGAGAAGGTCTTTGCCCGCCACGGCAGGTAA
- a CDS encoding periplasmic heavy metal sensor, which yields MNKRALFLIILAGFSGALGGVLVGRQVSAPPEAGAALHQLLHRDLDLDPRQNEQIEVLERQFSVKLQALQLEMRADNARLAAAIEAEHDNGPQVVAAITRSHEVMGELQIATLGHIFAMRKVLRPEQADKFDRAVVQALTADVR from the coding sequence ATGAACAAGCGTGCCTTGTTCCTGATCATTTTGGCCGGGTTCTCCGGCGCCCTGGGCGGGGTATTAGTTGGTCGGCAAGTTTCCGCTCCGCCTGAGGCAGGTGCTGCGCTCCATCAGCTTCTGCACCGGGATTTGGATTTGGACCCGCGTCAAAATGAGCAGATTGAAGTGCTTGAGCGTCAGTTTTCGGTCAAGTTGCAGGCGCTTCAACTCGAGATGCGCGCGGACAACGCGCGGCTCGCAGCGGCTATCGAGGCCGAACACGACAATGGCCCCCAGGTGGTTGCTGCAATCACAAGGAGCCACGAGGTCATGGGCGAGCTGCAAATTGCAACGCTTGGACACATCTTCGCGATGCGGAAAGTGCTTCGTCCGGAACAGGCAGATAAATTTGACCGTGCCGTAGTTCAGGCGTTGACCGCCGACGTGCGGTGA
- a CDS encoding RNA polymerase sigma factor, which translates to MSIDFATCTDGELAALTLAGRQTAFAEILNRHRKPIYRLVRGLVGDSEEAIDLTQDCFVAAYSHLGSYDGNRPMRAWLSRIAINKCRDWRRRRLVRRLFSGAEVWSEEEVRAVPDDGPSAFQTLAAKGELGRLTKAIDRLPSSLREVLLLRTVEGLSQAEAAAVLAVSGKAVETRLHRARTRLSEFLGDR; encoded by the coding sequence GTGAGCATCGACTTTGCTACCTGTACCGACGGAGAGCTTGCGGCGCTTACGCTGGCGGGCCGCCAAACTGCCTTCGCCGAAATCCTGAATCGGCATCGAAAGCCGATCTACCGTCTCGTCCGCGGATTGGTCGGGGACAGCGAAGAAGCAATCGATTTGACGCAGGACTGCTTTGTCGCCGCTTATTCCCATCTGGGATCCTATGATGGGAATAGGCCCATGCGGGCGTGGCTGTCCCGTATCGCCATAAACAAATGTCGCGACTGGCGCCGCCGACGCTTGGTACGCCGCCTCTTTTCCGGGGCCGAGGTCTGGAGTGAAGAGGAGGTCAGAGCAGTACCCGATGACGGACCATCAGCTTTTCAGACGCTGGCAGCAAAGGGGGAGCTTGGCCGCCTGACCAAGGCGATCGACCGGCTACCATCATCGCTTCGCGAAGTCCTGCTGCTGCGTACTGTAGAAGGATTGAGTCAGGCAGAAGCCGCCGCAGTTCTCGCAGTCAGCGGTAAGGCGGTCGAAACGCGCCTGCATCGCGCCCGGACGCGTCTTTCCGAATTTCTCGGCGATCGTTGA
- a CDS encoding 2Fe-2S iron-sulfur cluster-binding protein, which yields MAQMMQKMMAPAGSSPGGMAAGCCGMGGVKPYYASLMEWPALTDDARSAVRPLALERLNAGMVALSTQQTQIHHAMSMNDFAAASTAISRARENIALAESGASVLKGLAEERAPRDMALSWFKTETAIGGDKQMPTHGDLAGLSWWHLIAMALLAAAVAAALLSWNARRRRVAGLVERLASGAPVTTGPASPPPPPTTMPSSPAAAQQKPWKGTLRIKAIFQETPAVKTFRLMEPSGGAIPFSFLPGQYATITSEIDGQKVRRSYTISSSPTQRDYIELTIKREQNGLESRHLHDHALAGDLLEIAAPAGRFFFTGEEAEGIVLIAGGVGITPMMSVLRSLTDRSYAYDVFLLYGVNTPADLIFAEECDYLARRHPRLHIASVVAKPEGTEWTGPVGYITAEFIASTVPDIARRRIHLCGPPPMMAAVKTALEELKVPSEQVKTEDFAPPKGGPVLEAEALPQASASASAETGTDASPPVPALSAHASITFSGSGKSSPLAPDQSVLEAAEALGVTIDYDCRQGTCGRCKVPLREGQVVMEVEDALSAAEKASGVILACQAKSTGNLVVDA from the coding sequence ATGGCTCAGATGATGCAGAAGATGATGGCTCCGGCCGGCTCATCGCCGGGCGGTATGGCTGCAGGCTGCTGCGGCATGGGCGGAGTAAAACCCTATTACGCGTCCCTGATGGAATGGCCGGCGCTGACCGACGACGCACGCAGTGCCGTGCGCCCCTTGGCGCTTGAGCGGCTCAATGCCGGAATGGTCGCGCTTTCGACACAGCAGACGCAAATCCACCATGCAATGTCCATGAACGATTTTGCCGCCGCTTCCACGGCCATTTCACGGGCACGCGAGAATATAGCGCTCGCGGAGAGCGGCGCAAGCGTGCTCAAGGGGCTCGCCGAGGAACGCGCGCCCCGCGATATGGCGCTCAGCTGGTTCAAAACCGAGACTGCAATTGGAGGAGACAAACAGATGCCGACTCATGGCGATCTTGCAGGTCTGTCATGGTGGCACCTGATCGCAATGGCACTCCTTGCCGCTGCAGTCGCGGCAGCGCTGCTGTCATGGAACGCCCGGCGTCGGCGTGTTGCCGGGCTTGTCGAGCGTTTGGCTTCGGGAGCTCCGGTAACCACCGGTCCCGCAAGTCCGCCCCCGCCGCCAACCACCATGCCGTCCTCGCCTGCCGCAGCACAGCAAAAGCCATGGAAGGGTACCTTGCGGATCAAGGCGATCTTCCAGGAAACACCCGCTGTGAAGACCTTCCGGCTGATGGAGCCAAGTGGCGGGGCCATTCCCTTCAGCTTCCTGCCGGGGCAATATGCCACCATCACGTCGGAGATCGACGGCCAGAAGGTGCGACGATCCTATACAATCTCATCGTCGCCAACCCAACGCGACTATATCGAGCTGACCATCAAACGCGAGCAGAATGGCCTGGAATCGCGCCATTTGCACGATCACGCACTCGCCGGCGATCTCCTCGAGATCGCCGCGCCTGCGGGCCGGTTTTTCTTCACCGGCGAAGAGGCTGAAGGAATCGTCCTGATTGCTGGCGGCGTCGGTATAACCCCGATGATGAGTGTATTGCGCAGCCTAACCGACCGATCGTACGCCTACGACGTCTTTTTGCTCTATGGAGTGAATACGCCTGCGGATTTGATCTTTGCCGAGGAATGCGACTATCTCGCCCGGCGTCACCCCCGGCTGCACATTGCTTCCGTTGTCGCCAAGCCTGAGGGCACAGAGTGGACGGGCCCGGTTGGCTATATCACGGCCGAATTCATCGCCTCGACCGTTCCGGACATAGCTCGCCGCCGCATTCACCTGTGCGGACCCCCACCCATGATGGCAGCGGTAAAGACCGCGCTCGAAGAGCTTAAAGTGCCTTCCGAACAAGTCAAAACTGAGGACTTCGCTCCCCCGAAAGGCGGACCGGTACTGGAAGCTGAAGCGTTGCCGCAGGCGTCGGCCTCGGCCTCGGCAGAAACCGGAACCGACGCCTCACCGCCTGTTCCCGCGCTTTCCGCACATGCATCGATCACCTTCTCGGGGTCGGGGAAGTCCAGTCCATTGGCGCCGGACCAGTCGGTGCTGGAAGCGGCGGAAGCACTAGGGGTCACCATCGACTACGATTGCCGTCAGGGAACTTGCGGCCGATGCAAAGTGCCGCTGCGCGAAGGCCAGGTCGTAATGGAGGTCGAAGATGCCCTCTCGGCGGCCGAAAAAGCGTCGGGAGTGATTCTGGCCTGTCAGGCCAAGTCCACCGGAAACCTGGTCGTGGACGCGTGA
- a CDS encoding iron reductase has protein sequence MTETEKTTISGLIGALVLLVPAFIIHTAPRFPGSLTGSIIGIVAAALFLLLMVYTAVKHQPKLKQLVTGRISLSALMTFHAYAGSIGALLGIVHSGHKFDSTLGVALVATMLIVAFTGFIGRYYLAQIGQELKLQQRELKLLRDQFDAFARTAPAQIPGSPSIGPAGLPLGHLLGAISDLEFAIMARDAIKRTLSRWLILHIGAAIAMYGLLFIHVWSSYYFGLRWLP, from the coding sequence ATGACCGAGACCGAGAAAACCACAATCAGTGGGCTGATCGGGGCGCTCGTATTGCTTGTGCCCGCATTCATCATCCACACTGCACCGAGGTTCCCCGGGAGCCTGACGGGCAGCATAATCGGCATTGTCGCGGCGGCGCTGTTCCTGTTGTTGATGGTGTACACGGCGGTCAAGCACCAGCCCAAGCTCAAGCAACTAGTGACTGGCCGGATTTCGCTCAGCGCCTTGATGACCTTCCACGCCTATGCCGGAAGCATCGGCGCCTTGCTCGGAATTGTTCATTCGGGACACAAGTTCGACAGCACGCTTGGCGTGGCGCTGGTTGCAACTATGCTGATTGTCGCTTTCACCGGCTTTATCGGCCGGTACTATCTAGCCCAGATCGGCCAAGAACTGAAACTGCAGCAGCGCGAACTTAAACTGCTGCGAGACCAGTTCGACGCGTTTGCACGCACAGCCCCGGCGCAGATACCTGGTTCGCCTAGTATAGGCCCGGCAGGATTACCTCTGGGCCACCTGCTTGGCGCGATATCCGACCTCGAATTTGCCATCATGGCCCGCGACGCGATCAAGCGCACTCTTTCACGCTGGCTCATCCTGCATATTGGTGCCGCGATCGCAATGTACGGGCTCCTCTTCATCCATGTCTGGAGCAGCTACTATTTCGGCCTGCGGTGGCTCCCATGA
- the copD gene encoding copper homeostasis membrane protein CopD, which translates to MTEAVSIAIRSGLYLDLMALFGLPLFGLYALRGAERATGSVLPFRSILAWGSILGIALSVLAMMVLAASMADVPITEVDRATLTMLITGTSIGTAWLVRLLALVASGLCALLLRWRPILVLQTASLCGAIALATLAWAGHGAADEGLTGWVHLSADILHLWAAGIWIGALLAMLLLLFMPPIDESHDRVVLSHRALHGFGIVGSGAVAALIASGLVNSWILVGPAHLGDLFTTLYGQLLLVKLMLFALMLVLAGANRFVYTPALATAMETGDTGSAVRSLRRSLALESTIALLVLGLVAWLGLLPPPASAM; encoded by the coding sequence ATGACGGAAGCGGTTTCCATAGCCATCAGGTCGGGGCTCTACCTCGACCTGATGGCGCTTTTTGGGCTTCCGCTGTTCGGGCTCTATGCACTTCGCGGAGCCGAACGGGCAACTGGCTCGGTCCTGCCATTTCGATCGATCCTCGCTTGGGGATCAATCCTCGGTATAGCACTGTCGGTTTTAGCAATGATGGTTCTTGCCGCTTCGATGGCGGACGTGCCGATCACCGAAGTCGATCGCGCGACCTTGACCATGCTGATAACAGGGACGTCAATCGGTACCGCATGGCTGGTTCGGCTGCTGGCACTTGTGGCGAGCGGTCTGTGCGCTTTGCTGCTCAGGTGGCGACCAATTCTTGTCCTGCAGACGGCCTCGCTCTGTGGCGCAATAGCATTGGCGACGCTTGCCTGGGCGGGACATGGCGCTGCGGACGAGGGATTGACCGGATGGGTCCATCTCAGCGCAGATATTCTCCATCTTTGGGCCGCCGGGATCTGGATCGGTGCCTTGCTGGCAATGCTGCTGCTACTTTTCATGCCGCCGATTGACGAGAGCCACGATCGTGTTGTGCTGTCGCACCGGGCACTGCATGGATTTGGCATCGTCGGCTCGGGAGCGGTCGCGGCTTTGATCGCATCGGGCCTGGTCAACAGCTGGATATTAGTCGGGCCCGCCCATCTTGGCGACCTGTTTACGACGCTCTACGGGCAACTCCTGCTCGTCAAACTCATGCTCTTCGCCCTGATGCTCGTCCTGGCCGGAGCGAACCGGTTTGTTTATACGCCAGCCCTGGCAACCGCTATGGAGACCGGGGATACCGGATCAGCAGTCCGATCGCTGCGAAGAAGCCTCGCCTTGGAAAGCACAATCGCATTGCTGGTCCTGGGTCTTGTTGCGTGGCTGGGTCTGCTCCCACCGCCGGCTTCAGCTATGTAA
- a CDS encoding copper resistance protein B, whose translation MRCFHLFAGVAAFAVLVTGEAQAQSMPGMPGMNTPHVAVPVPKKKATKAPPGANKRRAVARPPARRARAPVAHPAAPAPVDHTGHDMSGMQMSAPSAQTPVVSQSGEHAGHDMSSMPVMAPSSQTNGAAADEMSGMDMSQGSGSAMDHNMADMPGMKDRHSGGTSLSAGEAPAPAPPSDHYADRVYGPAAMVDSRSSLQREHGGTSTSFVSLNIAEYQVRNGKDGYRWDGEAWYGGDVNRLTLKSEGEGEFRGGKAFMETAEIQALYSRAIDPYWNLQAGVRYDFRPDPSRTYATIGIEGVAPYWFETEAAVFLSNKGEVLGRIEGYYDQRITQRLILQPRVEINLSAQDVPETRIGAGITNAEFGLRLRYELKREFAPYIGISYDRRMGRTADFARADGENVSATSFVLGVRTWF comes from the coding sequence ATGCGCTGCTTTCATCTTTTCGCTGGCGTTGCTGCCTTTGCGGTCCTTGTGACGGGTGAGGCGCAGGCCCAATCGATGCCGGGCATGCCGGGCATGAACACGCCACATGTCGCAGTCCCGGTGCCTAAAAAGAAGGCAACGAAGGCCCCACCAGGGGCGAATAAACGAAGGGCTGTGGCGAGGCCCCCTGCAAGGCGCGCGCGAGCCCCTGTAGCACATCCCGCAGCTCCGGCTCCAGTAGACCACACGGGGCATGACATGTCAGGGATGCAGATGTCTGCGCCGTCCGCCCAGACTCCCGTAGTGTCGCAATCCGGCGAGCATGCCGGGCATGATATGTCTAGCATGCCCGTCATGGCTCCGTCTTCCCAAACAAACGGCGCCGCAGCTGACGAAATGTCCGGCATGGATATGTCGCAGGGTTCCGGATCGGCTATGGACCACAACATGGCCGACATGCCCGGAATGAAAGATCGGCACAGTGGGGGAACAAGCCTTTCTGCCGGTGAAGCGCCGGCTCCGGCACCGCCGTCAGATCACTATGCCGATCGCGTGTACGGGCCTGCTGCCATGGTGGATTCGCGAAGCTCGCTTCAGCGCGAACACGGCGGGACCAGCACTTCTTTCGTCTCACTGAACATCGCTGAATATCAGGTCAGGAATGGCAAGGATGGGTATCGCTGGGACGGCGAGGCCTGGTATGGCGGCGACGTCAACCGCCTTACCTTGAAGAGCGAGGGAGAAGGCGAGTTCCGGGGCGGCAAAGCGTTCATGGAAACCGCGGAGATCCAAGCGCTTTATAGCAGGGCAATCGACCCGTACTGGAACCTGCAGGCAGGGGTCCGCTATGACTTCAGGCCCGATCCGTCCCGGACATATGCCACGATCGGCATCGAGGGGGTGGCACCTTACTGGTTCGAAACAGAAGCGGCAGTTTTCCTGTCCAACAAGGGAGAAGTGCTTGGCCGTATCGAAGGGTATTACGACCAGAGAATCACCCAGCGGTTGATCCTCCAACCGCGCGTAGAGATCAATTTGTCGGCACAGGATGTTCCGGAAACCCGCATCGGGGCGGGCATTACCAATGCCGAGTTTGGCCTCAGGCTGCGGTACGAGCTGAAGCGCGAGTTCGCGCCCTACATCGGAATTTCGTACGATCGGCGTATGGGCCGAACGGCCGACTTTGCACGGGCGGACGGCGAGAATGTTTCGGCGACAAGTTTCGTCCTCGGTGTACGGACCTGGTTCTGA
- a CDS encoding type II restriction endonuclease — translation MRARQLIQRWKEDPNATYQSWFLWDERLKNFRSIRRGLAQVVDAIEDGSFGVAYRGSSLETVVHSIAEQRQIFKGADHAFLWKPKLRIPDIYENPVNQRAFGQLLHHCACCDTAEEVVAGIHEIDALKIKGLGPAVANLLYFLHPTLVPPFNTAIVNGFNKLTGAKVKLGSWQHFLAMRSGMLDLNEQFRDLLSNDLGAIGGLLFDIGSGRYPAPPRDDVDEKPGNWIARLEQARIEAAALNKPLAKQGESDRTHSEIQAWLRDLGHALGYDVWIAANDRSRLHDGRRLGEGCLTSLPETITTSRGGDAIRLIDVLWLDQGAATVAAAFEVEHSTSIYSGIVRMLDLALSGSDLHASAGLYLVAPDAREAEVRAQVSRPAFSRIADLEIAYLSYGELERHKDAISRFGSGLKAIKSIARPLP, via the coding sequence ATGCGGGCTCGACAACTGATCCAGCGCTGGAAAGAGGATCCCAACGCCACCTACCAAAGCTGGTTTTTGTGGGACGAACGCCTGAAGAACTTCCGTTCGATCCGTCGCGGTCTTGCCCAAGTCGTTGACGCTATTGAGGATGGCAGTTTTGGCGTGGCGTACCGCGGCTCTTCGCTCGAAACCGTGGTCCATTCAATCGCCGAGCAGCGGCAGATTTTCAAAGGTGCCGACCACGCCTTTCTCTGGAAGCCGAAGCTGCGGATACCCGACATCTACGAGAACCCGGTCAACCAGCGCGCGTTTGGACAGCTACTGCACCATTGCGCCTGCTGCGATACCGCCGAAGAGGTTGTCGCCGGCATTCACGAGATCGATGCGCTGAAAATAAAGGGCTTGGGCCCGGCGGTTGCCAATCTTCTCTATTTCTTGCACCCGACTCTTGTACCCCCGTTCAACACGGCTATCGTGAACGGGTTTAACAAGCTGACTGGTGCGAAAGTCAAACTTGGCAGTTGGCAGCACTTCCTCGCGATGCGTTCCGGCATGTTGGACCTCAATGAGCAGTTTCGGGATCTGCTGTCCAATGACCTCGGGGCAATCGGAGGTTTGTTGTTCGATATTGGTTCCGGAAGGTACCCAGCGCCACCCCGTGACGATGTAGACGAAAAACCTGGAAACTGGATTGCGCGGCTTGAACAGGCACGCATTGAAGCCGCGGCCCTAAACAAGCCGCTCGCCAAACAGGGAGAAAGTGACCGCACGCACTCGGAGATACAGGCCTGGCTGAGAGACCTCGGCCATGCACTCGGATATGATGTCTGGATTGCGGCGAACGATCGCAGCCGCCTGCATGATGGCCGCAGACTAGGCGAAGGGTGCCTGACGTCATTGCCTGAAACTATTACGACCTCACGCGGCGGTGATGCCATTCGTCTGATCGATGTGCTCTGGTTGGACCAGGGCGCTGCCACGGTGGCGGCCGCTTTCGAGGTCGAGCATTCAACGTCGATTTATTCGGGCATTGTGCGTATGCTGGACTTGGCCTTGAGTGGCAGCGACCTTCACGCCTCGGCCGGTCTTTATCTGGTTGCTCCCGATGCGCGCGAAGCTGAAGTCCGCGCCCAGGTATCCCGGCCCGCATTCAGCCGCATAGCCGATCTGGAAATTGCTTACCTTTCCTACGGCGAGCTTGAGCGACATAAAGACGCGATCTCGCGATTTGGCTCGGGCCTCAAGGCCATAAAATCGATCGCGCGGCCTTTGCCTTGA